The DNA segment CAAATGAATCACGCGCAGCCGGTGCCAACGGTTGACGGCGCAAACGCGCTTCCGGTGTCCCAGGGGATGTAGGCTTTGAGGTAGGTTTTTTCCCCTTATCATCTTTACCTTCTAATCGCCGCAAGAGACTCATCACACCCTCCCTTTACTTATGAACGGCCAAATAACTTACCAAAGAGAGAACCATCTTTTCCCTTCTTAGGCGCTTGTCGCGTCTGGCTGGCCGGTTTCTCCAAATGCTCATCAACAGATTCCGCTTCTCTTGCGGAAACTTTTTCATGAAAGCGTTTTGCCAACCCCAATACACCTTGAGCAATGGGCGTTCGTTGCTGGTTGAGAACAAAAGGAATGCCTTTGTTCAGTGCGTCAACCGCCACGCGCTCATCTGCCTCAATAACCGCTAACAAGGCATGGCGAATACTTGCCTGAATGGCTTCTGGTTTGATGCCGCTTCGTACATCATACCGGTTCAAAACCAGCTCAATTTTCGACTCGTCATACCCCAACTGTTCACCCAATTCAAAGAAGTTTTTGGTATTGCGAATGGCGGGAATTTCCGTTGTCATGACCAACAAAATTTTATCAGCATGATCAAGGATCGTCAGTACAGGTTCATGAAATGAAGTCCGCGTATTGACCAAGACATAATCATATTCTGAGCGCAGCAGTTCGAACAACTTAACAAAGACATCAGGCGTTACAAGCTCGGCATCAACTGGTGTCAATGGTGCCAGTAAGACTTTTACACCTGATGAATGTGTCACAGAAATATCATGAAGAAATTGTGTGTCAGCATCGTCAATGGATTCCGCCAAATCCCGGAGGGTTCGCGTCACTTCGAGGTTGAGGAAAACGCTCACATCACCAAATTGCAGGTCGGCATCGACAAGCGCAACCCGCGCCGAGGGATTTTGCTGCTGAAGGGCAAGAGCCATATTGACGGCTAACGTGGTGGCACCGACACCGCCCTTTGCCCCAAACACGGCCGTAATTGTTGCGCCACGCGTTGCCGTCGTTGCTTCTCCCCGAGCAGCAGGCGCCTGCCCTACGCCACGCTCAGCCCCGAGAGAAGGAGCGACAGGCGCTTCAACCTGAGGAGGACGCATTTGCTGCGCTAAAGCATACACACGCCGAATGCTCGCACTCAGCTCGTCACTGGTAAAGGGCTTAATAAGATACTCACGCGCACCGGCTAGCATCGAGCGCCGCAGATAATCGGCATCGCTTTGCACGCTCATCATGATAACCTGAGTGCCGGGCACTTCACGTGCCAAAGCCTCAACGGTTGCAATGCCATCCATGCCCGGCATATTGATGTCCATAAGAACAATATCAGGACGTAAGCGGCGGGCTTCCTGGATGGCTTCTTCTCCACTTGCAGCCGTCCCCACGACTTCGATATCGTTTTCGAAGAAGAGAAGTTTTTTGAGATTCTCGCGGGTATCTGCGCTGTCATCAACAATAAGCAAGCGGATTGTACTCACGGCGCCTCCCTTTCATGCGCGGATGAAGTATTTTAGCACCGAAGAGCCTCCATCAAAAAGGCTCACATGTTATTGCGTCGGCTCAACAAAAACAGAATCAAGCAATGCCTGGTCAAGACCGTAGTTGGTCAAAATATAGCGCATCGTGACCGGCTCTACCTGATAAACAGCCTCATCACCGGCAGGACGTAACACAAAGACCGGCGTCATATACTGGCGGATATATGTCAAGATCGCAGCTTGCTGGCGATCAACCAGCATGGTGTACATGTTGCCGGCGGCCTCACTATCTTCCGCCGTCCATGGACTCGTGCGCAAAATTTCAATGTTTTGCAGGGTAAATGCAGTCATGTTCACAGAAGTACGACTCAAATTAGGCGGCAATGTCCCACCTAAATCCTGAATAGAAGCTGAGAAAGAAACAATGATATCAACAGTATCCCCAGGGCGAATAGCGCCAGCCACACTCGAAATTTCATCAACAGGGAACGCCATGGCAACTTTTCCTTCTTCAATGAGGAAGGAAACATCCGAACGTTGTGCCGCAGTCGTTCCTAACTCTTCTGCAGCAGCTTCTTTATCCACAACCATATCACGAACAATCGGTTGACCTTGGTAAATATCAGTTGTTGCCAATTTGTTGGCGACCTCAGCCGTGTCGGTCAAAGCACCTGTTGGAATCAACTCAACAGGCCATTCACGTACCGTAATGGCATCCGGCGGAATAACACTCCGAGCAGGCACGGGTTGAATAGCGACAACGACTGGGCGCGTCTCAACAGGCGCAGCCTCTTCACCTGACGAAGACGCCAAGAGGAAAAAAACAAGCCCTGCTGAAATAACAGCCATTATCAAACCCAGCAAGACGAGGATTCGTCCACGCATGTTATTCACCTCGCATGTTCAAGTTGTTGTGTATATCGAGCATACCGTTTCTCATCATCTCTGGCAAATCATCTACCAGATCATCGGAAGATGGCTGGCAAATAAACATTACAATCTGGCGGACAAACAACAGCATTCGTCTCAATCAACAAGCCACCGGGCAATACACCTGTACCGCCATCCGGGTTACGCACATAAACATCCCAGGCGCCCCCCAATTGTCCCTGTAAATCAAAGGTTGCTGTAATTTGTGAGCCTGTGAGCGACGAAATAACCCCATCAATACGTGAAACACCTTTCTGCACCCAAACAGTTGCACCGTCTGCAAAATTATTTCCACTAATTGTGATGCTTTGTCCATCCTGTGCTGGAACACGCGCCGGTGAAACAGAAATCACCTCTGGACTGGGTGCAATAGCATCGGTGACGGTGATAACCAAGGGTCCCACAATGTTATTTGTCTCCGGCCATTCAGGAAGTGGCCAACCATCAGAAGGGTCTCCATCTCCATCATCTGTATTTACTTGCGCATAAATGTAGTACGTGCCGGAGGTTGTAAAAGAGGTTAAAGATCCCCCAGTAGTGGTATCACTCGAGAGTTTTACTGAACCATTTTGCAATGAAGCCCCGTTGACATACCAATATGTATCAACATTCGAGAGAGCCATACGATCCGGCGGTGTTGGTTGTGGGAACACATATAAATCAGCCCAAATGCCCCATGTCGTCGGGTCAGGCAACTGATCAACACGTGGCATCCCCGTCATATGGGCATCGAAATGAATAACGACCGTTTCATTTGTGCGCAACACAGTCCGTGAAGCCACCAAATTCGACGCCCAAAAATCGCCTGCGACGGGCACAAACACCGGCGCACCAGAGGCCGTATGGCCATGTGCATCTTTGATGCTATAAGATGTATTTGCGATACCACCGCCTGAAACGTCGTCAACATGCACAGTGTACGAAACAACACCGCTGCCACCAAGGCCTGCAAGGTCAGTGGGCCACGTCCACGACAGCACATCCCCCACCAACACAGCACCATACGGCTGCAACAATGTTGTGTTCAAAGGTAATCGGTCAGTTACAACAATGCCTGTGGCGTCCATATCGCCCGTGTTCGTAAAAGCAAGTGTGAATGTAATCACATCACCAGGTTGCACCCCACTGGACGGTTGGGCGCGTTTGGAAATGTGCAAAACAGGTCGGCTGGTAAGTGTCAATACAGATTCGTTCGACATCAAATCCTTTGTGGATAAGGTGCGTGCTTGCGCTGTATTTGTAATGACCGTTGTACCAGCCGGCAACGGTCGATCAACCCGCACACGGAACGACACTTCACCACTCTGACCAATCGGCACCGAACCGATATTCCAACGCAACTCTGGCAGATTTGTATCATCAGCCCCGGGGCCGCTAATGGAACCTGTGACATAGGTTGTAAGCGCTGGCACAGTATCCGTGAGCACAACCTCGGTCAAATCGACGTTGCCTGTGTTGGTATAGACAATACGATACACAACTTCATCGCCAGCTTTCGCTACCGCGGGAAGCGCCTCTTTGCGGATATCCAACTGCACAGTTGTTGTAATCGTATTGAAGACCGCATTGCTGAATTTAGGTAAACTATCGGTACTGCTAATCACGGCAGAGTTGAAAATATCATCCCCCGAAAAAGCTTCTACGTCTGTATTCACCTGAACTTTGAAAGTAAACGTCCCCCCACTGTGAGGTGGAATCTCGCCAATCATCCAGCGCAATACAGGCGGTGTACGATTCGTATCATATTGGAACGTAAACCCGGCCGGATGCGTTTCAGACCCCACAATGTAGGTCGTATTTGTAGGCACAGCGTCTTCAACAATCACATTACGTGCCGGCAAATTGCTTGTATTTGAAATATTCAAAGTGTATTGAATCTCTTGCCCAGGTACCACCAATCCTTGAGGGGTATTCAGTTTCGTAAAATCGAAACGCACCACTTCCAGGTCATTCAAAATCTGCATCTGATTGTTGCCTGGATCGGCATCCGGGCCGGGATACCCAATCTGGACTGTATTCGTGATGACCGGTCGTTCATTTTGCAATGGTAACGCTTCAATGACATCCGTCACCCGCAAAGTGAAGGTAATCGTGTTCGTTATACCTGGAGACACTTGCCCCAGGTCAGCTGTATAAATGCGGTCACCTGTCTGTGTGGTTCCAGCAAAAACAAATGGGTGAGAAGCTTCTACAAAATCAACATAGGACGGGAATGTCTCCGTCAAGACGGCATTAGAAGCAATAGAATCAAACGCTGATGCACGGTTGCCATACTGGATGCTATACGTTATCAAACTTCCCCGCGAGATAAAGCCGGTATTCAAACTGGTTTTTGAAACCCACAAATCAGGCGGAGGGACTTCATACACCAACTGCACCCGCTGGACAGCAGGCGTTGTCTTCGTAAATGTCGTCCCCATACGGATGCGATATTGGAAAAACTGCCCACTCGTCCCAGCCGGGAATTGAATGGAATCAGTGTAGATACCATCAGGCAGACGTACCGTCTGCGTATATGTGCTATGGAAGGGACCGACCCATGGCGCCTTCAGAAGATTACTTAGAGAGCCACTTGCCGTGCGATACTCAATCGTAACGGTAACAGGCGTTGTCGTCAGATCAAGTGTGGGGCTGATGAAAGTGGTCCAACGCAGTTCACGCAATGTACGGTTTGAAAAAAGCACAATCGGGCGCGAAACAAACTCACCATACGGCGCATATTGTGAAGCCGCCCCACTCATTGAACCATAGCTGATATCGTTCATTCCATCTGAAGCCAATCCACCACTCGCGCCACCAATCACATAAATCCAGCCACGACTTGAAATCACCGCATCATGCAAAAAGCGCGCAGGATCGAGCGCTTTGGTTTCAAACCAAAAGTCAACACCACCATCGGGACGTGCAATGCCCGTCGTCACCTTGTCAGAAGCGTTTGTCAGACTCGTTCCAGAGGCACCACCAATTACCAAAAATTGCCCATTGTATTCCACCGCCGCCGCATAGCGACGATGTTCTGGCAGAGGTTGTGTAGGAATCCACCCACCAGGAATGGTATCAGTCGGTACTAACGGAGCAGCATAGTAGACATTACTCGATGTATCACTCCCCCCCATGTTGTAAATACGCCCTTCATAGGCCACTGCTGTGCTTCCAAATACTTTTTCCGGCAAATTTTCAGAAAGCCGCACCCATTCTGAAATCGTACCATCAGCCTGGGGATGCGCCGCGAAGACACATGTTGAACCATCTAAAATACCAGGCTGCCCTCCAATGACATAAATGGTATCACTCATCACAACAGCAGATATCCGTGCGCGGCCAGTTTCTCCACTCTGGATTTCATCACACAGACCAATCGCACTGGAAATTGGCAATGAGGCTGTTGGCGAAAATGCACTCAATGAACCATTTTGTGGATCAATAGAAGCAAAAAATACCGTATCGGTAACAACGAAATTCTGATCAATGCCGCCAATTACATATAAGTAGTTATTCCAAATTACAGATTGATGCCCATATAAAGATGACGGAAGGGTGGATGGTAACAGTTCCCACGCCCCGGGAATATCAGGCGTATCTGGCACATTGCTCGTAATAATCGTTGTATGGTAAATGGTATTTTGTGCCAATCCACCTACACGACCACCAATCACATAAAGATGCTCTGTGCCTTGGGCATCCTTGAAAATCTCAACCGTATGCTCTTTGATATCCGGCAAACCTTGCGGATTTGGCATCGTGTACCAATCGCCAGCCAAGCCAATCGCCAGCAACGTAATCTCGCCATTGCCGTCTCCCACAGGAGCAGAACGACGCGAAACCCCCGTTAAATATCCTCGCCCCTGGAAAAAGTCCTGCTCACTATCATCCTCAACAATAGCAAGCAGCGGATCAACATTCGTTGAAGTTGGGGTATGAGCAAAATGAAAAGTGGGAATATTACGCGCACTGGCAGTATATGGCCAGAACAACCCCAGACTTGCCAAGAAGCCAAAAGCCAATGTTACCAAAAAACTAACTAACAAAAAGAGAATGCGTCGAGGAACACGAGCAAACAGTTGCATAAATCACTCCTTCCTCACTATTCGTACAAATACAAGCATGAAGAGGCTGCCTATGACATATAAGAGGGGGGCATAAAGCCCCCCCTTTGAGTAGACCACATGCGAACGTTTACGGGCACCAAGTCGGGCGGGCTGCGCCGTCACACGTGCTCAGGTACAACACTTCCACCTGCGTAATACCAGTCCCCTGTCCAATCGAAACTTCAACGTACCCATTACGCGGATTGTTGGGATCACGCGGCGGACCACCATTACCATACGTCAGAATGTCATAGATGAGACCATTACGGTTCACCCGCGCCGTAAGGCGATAATCCCCTGGTGCCACATCTGTAAACTGGAAGGCGCCAGCATTGTTCGCAGTTGTCGTCTGGACAATAGCGCCGCTTGTTGTGCGCAACTCTACAGTCGCACCAGCCCCCAATGTTTCCTTCGTATAATAGGAACCTTCTTCGGCAATCTGTTGCACACGGTTCCCAATCAATTGGTAAATATTCGCTAGGTCGGAGGCATTGCGTGCGATATAGAAGTGCTTTTCGTAATCATCAATTTGCCCATTGCCATCATAATCGGCGTCCGGCGAGGCAATTGCTTCGGTTACTGCCGTATTAAAACCATCCCCAATAGCAATCGAGAAGACAATGATACCTGCTTCCTTCGCCAGGTTCGCCTGCTCAATCGTTTGCTGTTCGGCTTGGTTGTTGCAAGACGGTGTATTTTGCCCCTGCCCAGCAGCCCCACCAAATCCTGTCCATTTTCCATCCAAGGTAACGTTTA comes from the Ardenticatena maritima genome and includes:
- a CDS encoding response regulator → MSTIRLLIVDDSADTRENLKKLLFFENDIEVVGTAASGEEAIQEARRLRPDIVLMDINMPGMDGIATVEALAREVPGTQVIMMSVQSDADYLRRSMLAGAREYLIKPFTSDELSASIRRVYALAQQMRPPQVEAPVAPSLGAERGVGQAPAARGEATTATRGATITAVFGAKGGVGATTLAVNMALALQQQNPSARVALVDADLQFGDVSVFLNLEVTRTLRDLAESIDDADTQFLHDISVTHSSGVKVLLAPLTPVDAELVTPDVFVKLFELLRSEYDYVLVNTRTSFHEPVLTILDHADKILLVMTTEIPAIRNTKNFFELGEQLGYDESKIELVLNRYDVRSGIKPEAIQASIRHALLAVIEADERVAVDALNKGIPFVLNQQRTPIAQGVLGLAKRFHEKVSAREAESVDEHLEKPASQTRQAPKKGKDGSLFGKLFGRS
- the cpaB gene encoding Flp pilus assembly protein CpaB, whose protein sequence is MRGRILVLLGLIMAVISAGLVFFLLASSSGEEAAPVETRPVVVAIQPVPARSVIPPDAITVREWPVELIPTGALTDTAEVANKLATTDIYQGQPIVRDMVVDKEAAAEELGTTAAQRSDVSFLIEEGKVAMAFPVDEISSVAGAIRPGDTVDIIVSFSASIQDLGGTLPPNLSRTSVNMTAFTLQNIEILRTSPWTAEDSEAAGNMYTMLVDRQQAAILTYIRQYMTPVFVLRPAGDEAVYQVEPVTMRYILTNYGLDQALLDSVFVEPTQ
- a CDS encoding DUF7507 domain-containing protein; protein product: MQLFARVPRRILFLLVSFLVTLAFGFLASLGLFWPYTASARNIPTFHFAHTPTSTNVDPLLAIVEDDSEQDFFQGRGYLTGVSRRSAPVGDGNGEITLLAIGLAGDWYTMPNPQGLPDIKEHTVEIFKDAQGTEHLYVIGGRVGGLAQNTIYHTTIITSNVPDTPDIPGAWELLPSTLPSSLYGHQSVIWNNYLYVIGGIDQNFVVTDTVFFASIDPQNGSLSAFSPTASLPISSAIGLCDEIQSGETGRARISAVVMSDTIYVIGGQPGILDGSTCVFAAHPQADGTISEWVRLSENLPEKVFGSTAVAYEGRIYNMGGSDTSSNVYYAAPLVPTDTIPGGWIPTQPLPEHRRYAAAVEYNGQFLVIGGASGTSLTNASDKVTTGIARPDGGVDFWFETKALDPARFLHDAVISSRGWIYVIGGASGGLASDGMNDISYGSMSGAASQYAPYGEFVSRPIVLFSNRTLRELRWTTFISPTLDLTTTPVTVTIEYRTASGSLSNLLKAPWVGPFHSTYTQTVRLPDGIYTDSIQFPAGTSGQFFQYRIRMGTTFTKTTPAVQRVQLVYEVPPPDLWVSKTSLNTGFISRGSLITYSIQYGNRASAFDSIASNAVLTETFPSYVDFVEASHPFVFAGTTQTGDRIYTADLGQVSPGITNTITFTLRVTDVIEALPLQNERPVITNTVQIGYPGPDADPGNNQMQILNDLEVVRFDFTKLNTPQGLVVPGQEIQYTLNISNTSNLPARNVIVEDAVPTNTTYIVGSETHPAGFTFQYDTNRTPPVLRWMIGEIPPHSGGTFTFKVQVNTDVEAFSGDDIFNSAVISSTDSLPKFSNAVFNTITTTVQLDIRKEALPAVAKAGDEVVYRIVYTNTGNVDLTEVVLTDTVPALTTYVTGSISGPGADDTNLPELRWNIGSVPIGQSGEVSFRVRVDRPLPAGTTVITNTAQARTLSTKDLMSNESVLTLTSRPVLHISKRAQPSSGVQPGDVITFTLAFTNTGDMDATGIVVTDRLPLNTTLLQPYGAVLVGDVLSWTWPTDLAGLGGSGVVSYTVHVDDVSGGGIANTSYSIKDAHGHTASGAPVFVPVAGDFWASNLVASRTVLRTNETVVIHFDAHMTGMPRVDQLPDPTTWGIWADLYVFPQPTPPDRMALSNVDTYWYVNGASLQNGSVKLSSDTTTGGSLTSFTTSGTYYIYAQVNTDDGDGDPSDGWPLPEWPETNNIVGPLVITVTDAIAPSPEVISVSPARVPAQDGQSITISGNNFADGATVWVQKGVSRIDGVISSLTGSQITATFDLQGQLGGAWDVYVRNPDGGTGVLPGGLLIETNAVVCPPDCNVYLPAIFR